Proteins encoded in a region of the Paenibacillus sp. E222 genome:
- a CDS encoding urease accessory protein UreF — translation MMMHSGTKLLRYVQLLDSALPIGGFSHSFGLEAYTHDGRIETTAQLEQFIRGQLHSSLVRLDGLAIKGVYQAIEQQDAALLALYDKRVHAQRTPRELRESGHKMGKRLLKLARSLYPWMDFSLLDEAVQEHGAFCGITTIHGYINDQLEIGLDEAVTGHLYTSVNAYVNSALRLLPIGQTEAQMLIQKLLHDIDSEWSQIRDDDPEDMHSFGIAQEIYAMRHESLPARLFMS, via the coding sequence ATGATGATGCACAGCGGCACGAAATTGCTCCGTTATGTTCAACTGCTGGATTCAGCCCTGCCCATTGGCGGGTTCTCCCACTCGTTCGGTCTGGAGGCATACACTCATGATGGCAGAATAGAGACGACCGCCCAGCTCGAACAATTCATTCGCGGCCAGCTTCATTCCAGCCTCGTGCGGCTCGATGGCCTTGCCATCAAAGGGGTTTACCAGGCCATTGAGCAACAGGATGCCGCCCTTCTAGCCCTTTACGACAAACGTGTACACGCCCAGCGAACCCCCAGGGAACTGCGGGAAAGTGGACACAAGATGGGGAAGCGTTTACTCAAACTTGCGAGATCACTTTACCCATGGATGGACTTTTCTCTACTCGATGAAGCTGTTCAGGAACACGGTGCCTTTTGCGGCATTACAACGATTCACGGCTACATCAATGATCAGTTGGAAATTGGACTGGATGAAGCCGTCACCGGACATTTGTACACCTCAGTTAACGCTTATGTAAATAGCGCTCTGCGTCTTCTGCCTATCGGGCAAACCGAAGCACAGATGCTTATTCAAAAACTTTTGCATGATATTGATTCTGAATGGTCTCAAATTCGGGATGACGACCCTGAAGATATGCACAGCTTCGGTATTGCCCAGGAAATCTATGCTATGCGGCACGAGAGCCTGCCAGCCCGTCTGTTCATGTCCTAA
- the ureG gene encoding urease accessory protein UreG: MCGGANHTHHAEWERKVFDRSRPMRIGIGGPVGSGKTALVEKLSKALRTRYSLAVITNDIYTKEDAEILLRQNALAPERIIGVETGGCPHTAIREDASMNFEAVDELIERFPDLQLIFIESGGDNLSAAFSPELADVFIYIIDVAQGEKLPRKGGPGITRSDLLLINKTDLAPYVGASLQVMKDDTERVREGRPYVMSNLMSGEGVSEIVHWLEHQYMDDDASAAHLHTHTHEHGTTHSH; encoded by the coding sequence ATGTGTGGAGGAGCTAATCATACGCATCATGCGGAGTGGGAACGTAAGGTATTTGATCGGAGTCGCCCGATGCGAATCGGAATCGGCGGACCGGTAGGTTCAGGAAAAACAGCCCTAGTAGAGAAGCTGTCTAAGGCATTGCGTACACGCTACAGCCTGGCCGTTATTACCAATGATATATACACAAAGGAAGATGCCGAGATTTTGCTGCGTCAGAATGCGCTCGCACCGGAACGTATTATCGGTGTAGAAACAGGGGGATGCCCACATACAGCTATTCGCGAAGATGCCTCCATGAATTTCGAAGCCGTTGATGAATTGATTGAACGCTTTCCTGACCTGCAGCTGATCTTTATCGAAAGTGGCGGCGACAATCTCTCTGCTGCATTCAGCCCGGAGTTGGCAGACGTATTCATTTACATTATTGATGTCGCTCAGGGTGAAAAACTGCCCCGTAAAGGCGGTCCGGGTATTACACGTTCAGACCTGCTGCTGATTAACAAGACCGATCTTGCCCCTTATGTAGGCGCAAGTCTGCAAGTAATGAAGGATGATACTGAACGGGTGCGCGAAGGACGGCCTTATGTGATGTCGAACTTGATGAGCGGTGAAGGGGTATCGGAAATCGTCCATTGGCTTGAACATCAATATATGGATGACGATGCTTCCGCTGCGCATCTGCATACACACACCCATGAGCACGGAACGACTCACAGCCACTAA